GAAATAGCCGCGAAAGTAATGTTTGGACCAGGCGAGCAGTGGTTGATTTTCCCACCGCCACTGAACCTGCAATTCCGATAATAAAAGGTGGTGTTTTGACATAACGATGTAAGAAGAGACCTTTACTTAAGTTGAGTGATTCTGCTTCTTTCATATATAAATGAATCAAATGACACAACGGAATGTAAACATCCTCGACATCTTGCATCGATAGGCGGTCATTTAGACTCTTGATGCCATCCAATTCTTCTTGGGTTAAGGGCATATTGTTACTATTGTAAAATCCCTGCCATTCTTGACGGGAAATTTTGTAGTAATTCATTTTTTCCTCCATGAGCGACTCCTTTTGGCTATTTTTCAGAAAAAGCCAACAACATTTCCATAGCGGATATGACAATATGCGCTAGGACTTCGCGAACATTTTAACACATAATGGTCGCTATTATCAGTAAAAACACAAATAAATGCAGTTTAACGGTCTTTCTGCTAGTATAAAGATGGATGATATTTCAGGGCAAGCTGTAAAATAGGTTTACGTTGAATTTAAAAAAATTTTAAAGGAGCGAGGAACATGAAAAAAATTGTAATAATGGGCGATAGTATCGCAGCCGGTTTTTTTGAAGGGCAAGTCACAGACTTATTAAATGAATATGTGACAGATACACTAACAGGGATGGGCTTTCCAGATTATACGGTCGTTAATTTGGGAGAACGTGGTGCGTCAAGTACTACAGCTTTGGAACAATTACCTAAAGCAGAAGCTGAAAATCCTGATTTTGTCGCAATTAATGTTGGCATTAATGATGCTATCAACAATCGTGAGAACGTGAAAGAATACGGCGAAAACTTGAAAAAAATGATTACGGCTTTTCCAGCTGAAAAAGTCATTTTAGTTGGCCCAAGCTGGGTAGATCTGACGATTAAAACTGCCGGAAATAAAGAAACACTCGTGAAATATATTGCAATGGCAAAAGATATCGCACAAGAAACTGGTGTGAACTACATTGATATGTATCATCATATGGAAGTTTACCCAGACCCAGCTGAATTTTTACAAAGTGATGGTTTACATCCATCAAAATTCGGGTATCATCTATTAGGAGCGCTAATTGCGCGGGATATTAAAAATAAACTATTAGGATGAAATTATGAGTGATCATTATTATACCAATCAACCCAATGCAGCCCACGACTTTGCTGAATTTGATTTTGAACTAAAAGGGCGCAGATTGCGCTTTGTGACCGATAGCGGCGTTTTTTCCCGCAATACAATCGATTATGGTTCGAGAGTTTTAATTGAAACCTTTACTGCTAATAATTTGCCCGCCGGAGCATTGCTTGATGTCGGCTGCGGCTATGGCCCGATTGGGTTGGCGATAGCGGCGACAAGCGATCGCTTTGTTGAAATGGTGGATGTTAACGAGCGGGCAATTGACTTAGCATGTGGCAATGCGAGCCGCAATCAAATTGAAAATGTCGACATTCATACAAGTGACATTTATGCAGACGTAAAAAAGACAAGCTATGCTGCAATTTTAAGTAACCCGCCAATTCGTGCCGGTAAAAAAGTTGTTCATGCTATCTTAAGCGATGCCTATTCCTTACTTATGCCAGGCGGCACATTGACTGTGGTCATTCAAAAAAAACAAGGTGCTCCTAGCGCCGAGAAAAAAATGCAAGCAGTCTTTGGCAACTGTGAAATTTTAACAAAAGACAAAGGCTACTATATTTTGCAAAGTGTAAAAGAAGATTAATGAATAAAAAGCAACTTTTCCCAGGGAAATTTAAATGGGAAGAGTTGTTTTTTTGCTGTAAAAAAAAATAAACTTTTTCCTTGCTCTGAAACGAGTTTCATACATTATGCTCTAGATGTAGTTGGAAGAAAGCAAAGAAAGTGCTTTTTTATAATGTTAAATATGAAACAAAAAATAGGGGGAATGAAAGATGTTTACGTATGTGAAATTAACTAAAAATGGTTGTACCCAGCTTTATTATGTGCAAGTGGAAGTCTCAGCGGGAAAACTTAATTTACATGATGTCAGCGGCCTACAAGCACGCCAAATTTTATCTGAGGAGATTTGTGATTTAGATTGGCAAGTTTTTGATGAATATTATGGCGGACGACGTTTTTCATTTGGCAAAGATGAGATGAGTTGCCAAGTTTATGAAGCGGGGCTTGCTGTGATAGACTATTTATATAATCAATTACAAGTAGCTGTATAACAGGTAAGAGACGAGGTGGGAAAAGTGGCAAACATCCGCGATATTGCAAAGCTAACGGGTTATTCGGTGACGACCATTTCACGGGTGATCAACAATCATCCCTATGTGGCAGAAGATAAGCGACAAAAAGTTTTGCAGGTAATGGCAGAGCTGGATTATAAACCGAATCGGACTGCGCAAAATTTAAGTAAAGGCCGGACGCGTAATGTGGGGGTCATTGTCCCTTTTGTAGATCATCCTTTTTATAATCAGTTATTAAAAGGCATTATGCGGGCCGCTTTTGCCCACCAATATAAAATTACATTACTGCCAACTAATTATGATAAAAAGCTAGAAAAAAGTTACTTGGAAGAGTTAGCTGCTAAAAGTTTTGACGGGTTAATCGTGACAACCAGAGCCAATCACATGGATGTTTTTTTACCTTACCTTAAAAAAAATAATATTGTTTTTTGTGAGGCTTCTGGCTTAAAAGAAATCAGTTATGTTGCCATTGATTTGGCTAAATCATTAAAAGAAAGCATCCTCTACTTAAAAGAGCAGGGGGTGAGGCGTTTAGGGTTAACTTTAGGCCGCAGTAAACGGATAAGTGGTAATTCTATTTTAACCATTGAACAAAGCCAAAAATACTTTCCTAATTTTTCAGCAGACAACATTTTTTGGGACTGTATTCATGCTGAAGACGGCATTCAAGCGGCAGAATTTTTTAAAGAGCAAGCAGTGGATGGAATTATCACCAATGGCGATGAAGTCGCTGCGATGATTTTAGCGCAATACCCTTCAGATGCACAGCCTTTGGTCATTGGTCGGGAAAATTTATTGGTGAGCCAACTCCTTCATTTTTCAACCGTTGATCATCAATTAAAGCAATGTGGCAAAGCAGCCTTCCAACTTTTTTATGATGAAAAAAAAGCGCAAATAACAATTCCACATCAGTTGATAATTCGATAAAAAAGACCTCTGTAGTTTTTGCTATAGAGGTCTTTTTAGCTGCTGAAAATTTTGGGAAAAGTTTTGTATTACTTTATTTCCATGAGGTAAAAAGACATCAGAAAATTTGTCGCAAGAATAATTCACCCGCTATTTTTTTAAAGTAGATTTTGGTACACTAGGGCTTGTGGGGGGATTAAAATGAAGATGACCATTAAACAAATTGCGGAAATGGCAGGGGTATCTGTGACAACGGTTTCGCAAATTTTAAATAATAAAGGGACGCGCTTTAGTAATGAAACCAGGCAACGAGTCTGGGATATCGTAAATAAATATCACTATAAGCCTGATTTTTTTGCGTCTAATTTGATTAATCGTCGCTCAAAAACAATTGGGATGATTATTCCAGATGTGACAGATTTTTTCTTCTCAAAAGTAGTCGAAGGGGCAGAACGTTATGTTAATCCGCTTGGCTATATGATTATTTTGTGTAACTCCCAGCAAAGCCAAGAAAAAGAGATTACGTATTTAGAAGAACTTAGTCACCGTTCAGTAGACGGGGTTTTATTTGCAACGCCACATTTACTGCCAAGTGGCTATGAAATTGGGAGTCCAATTTATCACAACATGCCGACGATTTTAATTGATCGCGGGATTAACCAACGCAGCAATGGCCGTTTAATTGTCAAAGATTACGAAGGTGCTTATCAAGCCGTAAGTTATCTTATCGCACAAGGACACCAAAACATCGGTATGCTAAAAGAAAGTACCGGCTATTACCAATTGCAAGAGAGGTTTAATGGGTATCGCCATTGCTTAAAAGATCACGGTATCGCCTATAAAGGACGCTATGTGGTAGAAAATGAGTTAACAGTAGCTGGTGGTTACCAGGCTGCTAAGGAACTATTGCGACAAAAAGAATTAACAGCTATTTTTTGTAGCAATGATTCGATGGCAATCGGATGTTACCAGGCAATTTATGAATTAGGAAAAAAAGTGCCAGAAGATATTTCGGTGATTGGATTTGATGGCTTGAATTTGACGGAATACGTGACACCACCGTTAACTACCGTTTTGCAACCAGCTTTTGATATTGGTTTTTACGCCGCTAAATTTTTAGTCGACGCAATCGAGTTTCCCAAACGACGAATTCCGAATAAAGTATTTGATACTAAATTAATTATTCGTGAGAGTGTGATGACCTTGACAAGTGAGGAGTAATACAGTATATTACTCCTGTAAGCGCTTTAACAAGTTGAGGTTTATTAGGTAAACTGTTTTACTAAAGTGGTTTACCAATTGAATTATTGTTGTATAATAACACTGGACTTAAGGAGGAAAAGGCATGCGAATGGTCGATTTAATCGAAAAGAAGCGTGATGGTCAATTGTTATCTAAAGAAGAAATTGACTTTATTATTACAGAATACACAAAAGGTGATATTCCAGATTATCAAATGAGCGCTTTGTTGATGGCGATTTATTTTACAGATATGACAGATGAAGAAATTACGAACTTAACTTTAGCGATGGCACATTCTGGAGAAGTTATCGATTTATCTTCAATTGAAGGAATCAAAGTAGATAAACATTCTACCGGTGGGGTGGGAGATACTACTACTTTGGTGCTCGCACCACTGGTGGCAAGTGTGGGAGTTCCTGTTGCAAAAATGTCTGGTCGTGGTTTGGGCTTTACTGGCGGGACGTTAGATAAATTAGAGGCCATCCCAGGTTTTAAAATTGAAATTTCAGACGAAGAATTTATTAAAATCGTAAACGAAAGTAAAGTGGCTGTGATTGGTCAATCAGGTGATTTGGCGCCAGCGGATAAAAAACTTTACGCTTTGCGGGACGTCACTGCAACCGTCAGCTCGATTCCGTTAATTGCCAGCTCAATTATGAGTAAAAAAATTGCTTCTGGTGCGGATGCCATTGTTTTAGATGTTACGACTGGTGATGGTGCTTTTATGCGGGATATAAAAGACGCACGGCGCTTGGCCCACACGATGGTGCGCATCGGCAATTTAGCCAATCGTCAAGTAATGGCGGTTGTTTCGGATATGTCACAACCTTTAGGTGAGGCAATTGGAAATAGCTTAGAAGTCGTTGAAGCGATTGAAACGCTAAAAGGCGCTGGACCGGCTGATTTAGTAGAAATGTGTTATGCATTGGGCAGCCAAATGGTCGTGTTAGCCAAACAAGCTCAGACGCTACAAGAAGCGCGGGAAATGTTAGAAGAAGCCCTGACTTCTGGTAAAGCACTAACAAAATTCAAAGAGATGATTAAAAAACAAGGCGGAGATGAAACCGTCGTAGATGAGCCAGAACGTTTACTAACTGCCCAATATGAAATAAAATTGCCAGCTAGAAAAAGTGGTGTTGTCACAAAATTAGTAGCCAATGAAATCGGTATTGCAGCAATGCTTTTAGGGGCAGGTCGTAAGACAAAAGAAGATGAAATCGATTATGCTGTCGGTTTAAAATTGCACAAAAAAATTGGTGATAAAGTTGCAGAAGGTGAGGCACTACTGACCATTTACAGCAATACAGAAGATGTTGCCGCTGTAGAAGCGTTACTTTATCAAAATATTGAAATTGGTGCGACGGCCACTGAACCTCCGCTAATTCACGACATCATCACGAAATGATTGCCTTTTCAAGAATCATTTTTTGAATTGCGAGATACATGGTAAAATAGTCATAATAAAAGTTTTTAATTAAAAATTTGATTTATTTTATAGTTCAAAGAAAATTTAGCAATTAAAATATTTAGGGAGTTGTACAAAACATGGAATTAAATCGCATGATCGATCATACAATTTTAAAAGCAGACGCAACACAAGAAGATGTGTTACGTATTATTGAAGAAGCAAAACAATACCATTTTTATTCTGTCTGCATCAACCCAACTTGGGTAAGTTTTGCGGCAGAACAGTTAAAAGGTGAACCAACAGCTGTTTGTACGGTGATTGGCTTTCCTTTAGGGGCAAACACATCAGAAGTTAAAGCCTATGAAACAACAGATGCCATCAATAATGGTGCAGATGAAGTGGATATGGTAATCAATATTGGTGCGCTAAAATCTGCCCAATTTAAAAAAGTTCAACAAGATATTGAAGCGGTGGTAAAGGCAGCGAAAGATAAAGCCTTAGTTAAAGTGATTATTGAAACAGCGCTACTAAATAACGAAGAAATCGTAAAAGCTTGTGAATTAGCTAAAGCAGCAGGAGCAGATTTTGTGAAAACTTCAACTGGTTTTTCAACTGGGGGGGCTGTGGTAGAAGATGTACGCTTGATGCGTCAAACAGTCGGACCAGAAATGGGTGTGAAGGCTTCTGGGGGCATTCATAATGAACAAGAAGCAATGGCAATGGTAGAAGCGGGTGCTAACCGGCTGGGTACTTCGGCTAGTGTAGCAATCGTGACTGGCTCCCAAGGCGGCGGCTACTAAAATTTGGACAAATGAAACAAGATATTTCGATTGAATTTACTAAACGTCAATTACGATTACAATAGGTAAATTTGAGGTCAGGTGGAAAAATGAAAGCAAAAACAGAATGGATTAACGTGGCAACCGAAGCTTTAGATAAAGCCTACGTGCCTTACTCACATTTTCCGGTGGGTGCGTGTTTGGTCACCAAAGCAGGAAAAATTTATCAAGGTTTGAATATTGAAAATGCTTCTTATGGGCTAGCAAACTGCGCCGAACGGACTGCCTTTTTTAAAGCCGTATCAGAAGGCGAAAGAGAATTTAGTCATTTAGTAGTAGCAGGACATACACCAGAACCAATTTCACCATGTGGCGCTTGTCGGCAGGTGATGGCAGAATTCTGTTCACCAGAGATGCCCGTGACGTTAGTTGGCGATCATGGTGTGACAAAAGAAACCACAGTAGGAGAATTATTACCATATTCTTTTACCGATAAAGATTTTGACTAGTAACAACTGGTCGCTAAAACATGTTCATTCAGTCAATAGACTGTTGAAAAAAACTTACTTTTAGGGGGCTTTACAGAAATGAAAAAAGCAAAATTATTTGGTCTGGCAACAGTTGCGTTAGCATCCATTATGTTGTTAGGTGCCTGCGGTGGCGGCGGAAGTAACAGAGACAGCACTGGTGGCGGTTCAGATAAGGGCACAGATGCAAAACATAGTGCTGCAATCGTAACTGACATCGGCGGAATCGATGACCGTTCTTTCAACCAATCAGCTTGGGAAGGTTTACAAGCTTGGGGTAAAGAACACAATTTGAAAAAAGGTGTGGGTGGTTTTAACTACTTCCAATCAAACGACGCATCTCAATACACAACAAACATTGACAATGCCGTTTCAAATGGTTTTAAAACAGTCTTTGGTGTAGGGTATTTATTAACTGATTCAATCGGACAAGCAGCAGATCAAAACCCTGATAATAATTTCGTTATTATTGATAGTGTTATTGATGGCAAAAAGAACGTTGTTTCTGCAACATTTAAAGACAACGAAGCTTCATATTTAGCAGGTTATGCTGCAGCCTATACGACAAAAACAAATAAAGTCGGCTTCATCGGTGGTGAAGAAGGCGCTGTAATCGATCGTTTCGATGCTGGTTTTACGCAAGGGGTTAAAGATGCAGCGAAAAAATTAAACAAAGAAATTACAATCGAAAACGAATATGCTGCTTCATTTAACGATGCCGCTAAAGGTAAAGCTTTAGCAGCAGCAATGTACCGTGACGGCGTAGACGTAATTTTCCACGCTTCTGGCGGTACTGGTGCTGGTGTCTTCTCTGAAGCAAAAGAATTAAACAAAAAATCTACTGAAGCAGAATTAAAAGACAAAAAAGTTTGGGTTTTAGGTGTGGATAGTGATCAAGAAGCAGAAGGTAAATTCCAAACTTCTGATGGTAAAGACGATAACTGTACATTAGCTTCTACACTTAAAGGTGTAGGTGCTGCGGTACAAGATATTTCTAACCGTGCTTTAGAAGACAAATTCCCTGGTGGCGAACACTTGGTATATGGTCTTAAAGACGGTGGCGTTGACTTGACTGAAGGTTTCTTATCAGACGATGCAAAAGCAGCAATTAAAGAAGTTAAAACTGAAGTTGCTGACGGCAAAATCGAAGTACCAGAAGTACCAAAAGACGTTAAATAATTTATTTTTCAGGTCTTGTCTGTTTGACGGGCAAGACCTGATTTTTCAATTGATTTCTTTAAAGGTGAGTTTGGCTTTTACGTACATGAGGTAAAAAAATTTCAAATCCAGCTTTAAGGAAAGCAATTTCCTAGCGGCAGCGCCGCAAAAATTTTTGCATTTATAGATAACGTATTCAATTTTACAAGTTGCGCAAGACGAAAAGTAAGGATGTGAAAAAATTTGGCACAAGAAGAGAAATATGTCATTGAGATGCGGCATATCACCAAAGCTTTCGGCGATTTCAAAGCCAATGACGATATCAATCTACGGGTCAAACCAGGCGAAATTCACGCTCTCTTAGGCGAAAATGGTGCCGGTAAGTCAACATTGATGAATGTTTTGTCAGGATTATTAGAACCAACTTCTGGTGATATTTTCATGAATGGACAAAAAGTAAATATTACCAGTCCGACGGCTGCCAACAAATTAGGTATCGGAATGGTGCACCAGCATTTTATGTTAGTGGATGCTTTTACTGTGACAGAAAATATCATTTTAGGTAGTGAACCAACAAAAGCTGGCGTGATTGACCGCAAAAAAGCGCGAGCAGAAATTATGCGCGTTTCAGAGCAATATGGTTTGGCTGTTGATCCAGACGCTTATGTCAGAGATATTTCTGTGGGGATGCAACAACGGGTGGAAATTTTAAAAACGTTGTATCGTGGTGCCGAAGTATTGATCTTTGATGAACCAACAGCGGTATTAACGCCACAAGAGATTGATGAATTAATCACCATTATGCATGGCTTAGTCAAAGAGGGTAAATCGATTATTCTAATCACCCATAAGTTAGATGAAATTAAAAAAGTGGCGGACCAGTGTACTGTTATTCGTCGTGGTAAAGGAATTGGTACCGTAACAGTTAAAGATGTTACCAGTCAAGAATTAGCTGATATGATGGTAGGCCGCGCAGTTTCCTTTAAAACACCGAAGAAAGATGCCAATCCACAAGAAGTTATCTTGTCGGTTGAAAATCTAGTGGTCAAAGAAAGCCGCGGTTTAGAGGCTGTGAAAAACTTAAGCTTGCAAGTTAGAGCAGGTGAGGTTTTAGGGATTGCTGGTATTGATGGAAACGGTCAATCAGAATTGATTCAAGCGCTAACGGGTTTACGCAAAGTTGAAAGTGGCAAAGTCTTTTTAGACGGCGATGATATCACTAATAAAAAACCGCGCCAAATCGTGGAAAAAGGCGTAGGTCACGTACCTGAAGACCGTCACAAATATGGCTTGGTATTAGAGATGACATTAGCTGAAAATATGGCGTTGCAAACGTATTACCAAGAGCCTTTAAGTAAAAACGGCTTTTTGAATTATGGTGAAATCAATGAAAAAGCGCGAGATTTAATCAAAGAATACGATGTGCGAACGACAAATGAATTGGTTCCAGCCAAAGCATTGTCTGGTGGTAATCAACAAAAAGCCATTATCGCCCGCGAAATTGATCGAAATCCAGACTTGTTAATTGTTGCTAACCCAACGCGCGGTTTGGATGTTGGTGCGATTGAATTTATTCACAAACGCTTAATTGAACAACGGGATAAATTTAAGGCTGTTTTATTAGTTAGCTTTGAACTAGAAGAAATTCTAAATGTTTCCGACCGAATTGTTGTGCTGCACGCTGGGGAAATTGTCGGGGAAGTTACACCGCAAGAAACGAGCGAAAAAGAACTTGGTTTATTAATGGCGGGCTATTCTTTAGAAGAAGCACGGGCAGAATTAGCCAAAGAAAGCACACAAGCGCAAACGGAGGAAGTAGGTGAGGCAGTTGAATAATCGTTCTGAAAAAATCAGAAATCTCCTCGTACCGGTTATTGCGGTTTTACTTGGGTTTATCATAGGTGGCATTATTATGGCGGCCTTTGGTTTTAATCCGATTGCCGGTTATAGTCAAATGTTGAAGACCGCCTTTTTAAATCCGCAAACAGGTGCGATTAACCCGCGGAATATTGGGGAAATTTTTGTAACGGCGGGTCCGTTAATCTTCACAGCATTAGGGTTTTCGGTGGCAAATTCAGCCGGCTTTTTCAATATCGGTCTTTCGGGTCAGGCTTTATGTGGCTGGGTTGCTAGTATTTGGATTGCTTTGGCCCTGCCTGATGCGCCCAAAATCGTAGTTTTACCTTTAGCAATTATTGTTGGGGCTTTAGCTGGTGCAATCGCAGCGGCAATTCCTGGTATTTTACGCGCCTTCTTTGGTACAAGTGAAGTAATTGTAACCATTATGATGAACTATATTTTGCTTTATACAAGTACCCATATTGTCAACAATGTGATGGACGAAAAATTGATGAGTAACAAAGGGGTCACAAAAATGATTGGTGCAAACGGTTCGTTACGAACGGACTTTTTAACCAATATTTCCAATCATTCTCGGTTAAACATGGGGATTTTCTTAGCTTTGATTTTCTTGGTGTTGGTTTATTTCTTAATGAAGAAAACGACATTAGGTTATGAAATTCGCTCGGTGGGTTTGAACCCATTTGCGTCTGAATATGCCGGCATGAGTAGTAAACGGACGATCATTGTTTCAATGGTCATTTCTGGTTGTTTAGCTGGTCTTGGTGGTGTGGTTCAAGGTTTAGGTACATTCCAAAACTTCTTTATTCAAGGAACCTCTCTATCCATTGGTTTTGACGGAATGGCGGTTTCGTTACTAGGAAGCGGCAGTTCAGTAGGGATTTTATTGTCAGCATTACTGTTTAGTGTCTTGAAACTTGGCGGACAAGGGATGCAAGTTGCAGGTATTCCATCAGAATTGGTGGATGTGGATATTGCCATTATCATCTTCTTTGTCGGCATTAGCTTTGTTATTCGCTTTGCATTAGCAAAATTCTTTGGGCCTAAAAAAGAAGTTGCTGTCGTAACGGAAGTGGAAGCTAGTCCAAGCGACCAGGATGAAGAAGGAGGGAAAATCTAATGAGTATTGATTTAATTGCCTCAATTTTAACCCAAACCTTGATTTATTCCGCTCCTTTAATCTTAACTGCATTAGGTGGGGTTTTCTCTGAACGCAGCGGGATTGTAAACGTTGGGTTGGAAGGTATTATGGTAATGGGGGCCTTCACCTCTATTGTCTTTAACTTGGAAATGTACGATCAATTTGGCGCAATGACACCGTGGCTGGGAATTTTAGTCGGAGGGTTAGCAGGGATTGTCTTTTCATTATTACACGCAGTGGCAACGATTAACTTTCGCGCCGACCATATTATCTCTGGTACTGTTATGAACTTAATGGCGCCAGCTTTGGCAGTCTTTTTAGTCAAAGCTATCTATGGTAAAGGACAAACGGATAATATCAGCGGAACACTTGGTTATTATAGTTTTCCAGTCTTAAAAGACATTCCAGTTATTGGAACAATTTTCTTTAAAGATACGTTTTTACCGGCATATGTTGCCATTTTGATTGCTGTTTTAGCTTGGTTTATTATTTTTAAAACAAAATTTGGTTTACGTTTGCGTTCAGTGGGTGAACATCCTCAAGCTGCAGATACGCTAGGAATTAACGTGTATTTAATGCGTTATTCGGGAGTGTTGA
The DNA window shown above is from Enterococcus montenegrensis and carries:
- a CDS encoding cytidine deaminase, which encodes MKAKTEWINVATEALDKAYVPYSHFPVGACLVTKAGKIYQGLNIENASYGLANCAERTAFFKAVSEGEREFSHLVVAGHTPEPISPCGACRQVMAEFCSPEMPVTLVGDHGVTKETTVGELLPYSFTDKDFD
- a CDS encoding SGNH/GDSL hydrolase family protein, which produces MKKIVIMGDSIAAGFFEGQVTDLLNEYVTDTLTGMGFPDYTVVNLGERGASSTTALEQLPKAEAENPDFVAINVGINDAINNRENVKEYGENLKKMITAFPAEKVILVGPSWVDLTIKTAGNKETLVKYIAMAKDIAQETGVNYIDMYHHMEVYPDPAEFLQSDGLHPSKFGYHLLGALIARDIKNKLLG
- the deoC gene encoding deoxyribose-phosphate aldolase encodes the protein MELNRMIDHTILKADATQEDVLRIIEEAKQYHFYSVCINPTWVSFAAEQLKGEPTAVCTVIGFPLGANTSEVKAYETTDAINNGADEVDMVINIGALKSAQFKKVQQDIEAVVKAAKDKALVKVIIETALLNNEEIVKACELAKAAGADFVKTSTGFSTGGAVVEDVRLMRQTVGPEMGVKASGGIHNEQEAMAMVEAGANRLGTSASVAIVTGSQGGGY
- a CDS encoding BMP family lipoprotein codes for the protein MKKAKLFGLATVALASIMLLGACGGGGSNRDSTGGGSDKGTDAKHSAAIVTDIGGIDDRSFNQSAWEGLQAWGKEHNLKKGVGGFNYFQSNDASQYTTNIDNAVSNGFKTVFGVGYLLTDSIGQAADQNPDNNFVIIDSVIDGKKNVVSATFKDNEASYLAGYAAAYTTKTNKVGFIGGEEGAVIDRFDAGFTQGVKDAAKKLNKEITIENEYAASFNDAAKGKALAAAMYRDGVDVIFHASGGTGAGVFSEAKELNKKSTEAELKDKKVWVLGVDSDQEAEGKFQTSDGKDDNCTLASTLKGVGAAVQDISNRALEDKFPGGEHLVYGLKDGGVDLTEGFLSDDAKAAIKEVKTEVADGKIEVPEVPKDVK
- a CDS encoding LacI family DNA-binding transcriptional regulator is translated as MANIRDIAKLTGYSVTTISRVINNHPYVAEDKRQKVLQVMAELDYKPNRTAQNLSKGRTRNVGVIVPFVDHPFYNQLLKGIMRAAFAHQYKITLLPTNYDKKLEKSYLEELAAKSFDGLIVTTRANHMDVFLPYLKKNNIVFCEASGLKEISYVAIDLAKSLKESILYLKEQGVRRLGLTLGRSKRISGNSILTIEQSQKYFPNFSADNIFWDCIHAEDGIQAAEFFKEQAVDGIITNGDEVAAMILAQYPSDAQPLVIGRENLLVSQLLHFSTVDHQLKQCGKAAFQLFYDEKKAQITIPHQLIIR
- a CDS encoding ABC transporter ATP-binding protein, which codes for MRHITKAFGDFKANDDINLRVKPGEIHALLGENGAGKSTLMNVLSGLLEPTSGDIFMNGQKVNITSPTAANKLGIGMVHQHFMLVDAFTVTENIILGSEPTKAGVIDRKKARAEIMRVSEQYGLAVDPDAYVRDISVGMQQRVEILKTLYRGAEVLIFDEPTAVLTPQEIDELITIMHGLVKEGKSIILITHKLDEIKKVADQCTVIRRGKGIGTVTVKDVTSQELADMMVGRAVSFKTPKKDANPQEVILSVENLVVKESRGLEAVKNLSLQVRAGEVLGIAGIDGNGQSELIQALTGLRKVESGKVFLDGDDITNKKPRQIVEKGVGHVPEDRHKYGLVLEMTLAENMALQTYYQEPLSKNGFLNYGEINEKARDLIKEYDVRTTNELVPAKALSGGNQQKAIIAREIDRNPDLLIVANPTRGLDVGAIEFIHKRLIEQRDKFKAVLLVSFELEEILNVSDRIVVLHAGEIVGEVTPQETSEKELGLLMAGYSLEEARAELAKESTQAQTEEVGEAVE
- a CDS encoding ABC transporter permease translates to MNNRSEKIRNLLVPVIAVLLGFIIGGIIMAAFGFNPIAGYSQMLKTAFLNPQTGAINPRNIGEIFVTAGPLIFTALGFSVANSAGFFNIGLSGQALCGWVASIWIALALPDAPKIVVLPLAIIVGALAGAIAAAIPGILRAFFGTSEVIVTIMMNYILLYTSTHIVNNVMDEKLMSNKGVTKMIGANGSLRTDFLTNISNHSRLNMGIFLALIFLVLVYFLMKKTTLGYEIRSVGLNPFASEYAGMSSKRTIIVSMVISGCLAGLGGVVQGLGTFQNFFIQGTSLSIGFDGMAVSLLGSGSSVGILLSALLFSVLKLGGQGMQVAGIPSELVDVDIAIIIFFVGISFVIRFALAKFFGPKKEVAVVTEVEASPSDQDEEGGKI
- a CDS encoding pyrimidine-nucleoside phosphorylase, which gives rise to MRMVDLIEKKRDGQLLSKEEIDFIITEYTKGDIPDYQMSALLMAIYFTDMTDEEITNLTLAMAHSGEVIDLSSIEGIKVDKHSTGGVGDTTTLVLAPLVASVGVPVAKMSGRGLGFTGGTLDKLEAIPGFKIEISDEEFIKIVNESKVAVIGQSGDLAPADKKLYALRDVTATVSSIPLIASSIMSKKIASGADAIVLDVTTGDGAFMRDIKDARRLAHTMVRIGNLANRQVMAVVSDMSQPLGEAIGNSLEVVEAIETLKGAGPADLVEMCYALGSQMVVLAKQAQTLQEAREMLEEALTSGKALTKFKEMIKKQGGDETVVDEPERLLTAQYEIKLPARKSGVVTKLVANEIGIAAMLLGAGRKTKEDEIDYAVGLKLHKKIGDKVAEGEALLTIYSNTEDVAAVEALLYQNIEIGATATEPPLIHDIITK
- a CDS encoding class I SAM-dependent methyltransferase; protein product: MSDHYYTNQPNAAHDFAEFDFELKGRRLRFVTDSGVFSRNTIDYGSRVLIETFTANNLPAGALLDVGCGYGPIGLAIAATSDRFVEMVDVNERAIDLACGNASRNQIENVDIHTSDIYADVKKTSYAAILSNPPIRAGKKVVHAILSDAYSLLMPGGTLTVVIQKKQGAPSAEKKMQAVFGNCEILTKDKGYYILQSVKED
- a CDS encoding LacI family DNA-binding transcriptional regulator; protein product: MKMTIKQIAEMAGVSVTTVSQILNNKGTRFSNETRQRVWDIVNKYHYKPDFFASNLINRRSKTIGMIIPDVTDFFFSKVVEGAERYVNPLGYMIILCNSQQSQEKEITYLEELSHRSVDGVLFATPHLLPSGYEIGSPIYHNMPTILIDRGINQRSNGRLIVKDYEGAYQAVSYLIAQGHQNIGMLKESTGYYQLQERFNGYRHCLKDHGIAYKGRYVVENELTVAGGYQAAKELLRQKELTAIFCSNDSMAIGCYQAIYELGKKVPEDISVIGFDGLNLTEYVTPPLTTVLQPAFDIGFYAAKFLVDAIEFPKRRIPNKVFDTKLIIRESVMTLTSEE
- a CDS encoding ABC transporter permease, with protein sequence MSIDLIASILTQTLIYSAPLILTALGGVFSERSGIVNVGLEGIMVMGAFTSIVFNLEMYDQFGAMTPWLGILVGGLAGIVFSLLHAVATINFRADHIISGTVMNLMAPALAVFLVKAIYGKGQTDNISGTLGYYSFPVLKDIPVIGTIFFKDTFLPAYVAILIAVLAWFIIFKTKFGLRLRSVGEHPQAADTLGINVYLMRYSGVLISGFLGGMGGAVFAQSISGRFAITTIAGQGFISMAAMIFGKWNPLGAMGAALFFGFAQNISIAGAKLPIISSIPDVYLQAAPYVLTILVLVIFLGKASGPKANGTNYIKSK